From one Melioribacteraceae bacterium genomic stretch:
- a CDS encoding tetratricopeptide repeat protein, which yields MARRINIKLKFAYRIIGLVIFIITLSISLNAQSASELKEFKQRAIGHMQAGRFGEAIDLLDKYIAANAREAEGYNLRAICYENRSQYQNAVLDFRRAIALEPGTQEYRNNLSRVIEVWYAQLRKKIEGHQREIAIDPNNPFNYLEIGKSYRWMEMWPEAELWYDEYLLRDPNASPDEIIRYTEILAKTGSIVKGEKILREYVGRYPDDWRLWSRFGYFLLWLAKYNEARTAFETALGFKPFFKEAQDGLDIARSEAYVTQEDPRSFERVYPIDRFYSILRRNPDDDDTRFQLVEALIQEERIEEAYQQLQRLAIRHQGEEKFDELWNYVVTYRDETYRTKVEEFQARLEQDPQNLQAIKGLAQYHEYLQEYDQALQVLDNYFSLVPDEKDAALRYQYARVNAWARYFDRAIDLMDDLLVDYPNNLDYQLFRAQLSIWTNQDVELAREYLTNVLEDRPENVDALIAMGSLMLIDNDFEGAQSYADQAKAIDPNNSEVVKLESNIDFQKLRYEEEQLLKILNQGRELVMEGEYQMALPYYEDYLNQAEPNNLIKKEYGDVLFGADRLEDAKNVYDEVLLDGYFYDAELQRAKVAYALNDTTGAISYFKKLKNEEPYEFEPRLYLGDSYAKAQLYDMAREEYDSLLAWEDLDSTEIALIDIRKGYLPVTGLAAIFETFPNYIGLAPQGSFYSDNLSFRFWQLGARMELGFTYWLTFGVSYFKTQMNANASSLNEDVISTYNFTGDKTFTSFKGHMYLRFIPDVVIGASFGQANVNGFETRDESEAFINYERKDTVQLNFQYMNTDAALILYSPYLIDNRLFTTYYRIGGYLNHKNGFHFSGYFSYLTVTDGNEGNDLQLRIGRRFLPEVIAGYEYFYSNYKYNADFYYSPNNFESHSLFLDSYLEKKKHLEIKLGGRIGFVPASNFLLLSAYLDMNLKVSQRLNIQGRLNLGSTSRDNASYKYIQGQLSAYWTIY from the coding sequence ATGGCGAGACGTATAAATATTAAACTCAAATTTGCATATCGAATAATCGGTCTCGTAATTTTCATTATCACTCTCTCGATTTCTTTAAATGCTCAATCCGCTTCAGAGCTAAAGGAATTTAAACAACGAGCAATAGGTCATATGCAAGCCGGAAGGTTCGGCGAGGCAATTGATCTCCTTGACAAATATATCGCCGCAAATGCACGTGAAGCTGAAGGTTATAATTTGCGAGCAATTTGTTATGAAAACCGATCTCAATATCAAAATGCAGTTCTAGATTTTAGACGTGCAATTGCTCTTGAACCGGGAACTCAAGAATACCGAAATAACTTAAGTCGAGTTATTGAAGTTTGGTATGCTCAACTTCGTAAGAAAATTGAAGGTCATCAACGGGAAATTGCGATCGATCCTAATAATCCATTCAACTATTTGGAGATAGGAAAATCATACAGATGGATGGAAATGTGGCCTGAAGCCGAGCTTTGGTATGATGAATATCTTTTACGCGATCCAAATGCTTCTCCGGATGAAATTATTAGATATACTGAAATCCTAGCAAAAACAGGAAGTATTGTTAAGGGCGAAAAAATTCTTAGAGAATATGTGGGAAGATATCCGGATGACTGGAGACTATGGAGCCGTTTCGGGTATTTCCTTTTGTGGCTTGCAAAATATAATGAGGCGAGAACCGCATTTGAAACTGCCCTTGGTTTCAAACCATTTTTTAAAGAAGCTCAAGATGGATTGGATATTGCCCGAAGTGAAGCTTATGTGACCCAAGAAGACCCGCGTTCATTTGAAAGAGTTTATCCGATTGATAGATTTTACAGCATTCTTAGAAGAAACCCCGATGATGATGACACACGGTTTCAGCTTGTTGAAGCTTTAATCCAGGAAGAAAGAATAGAAGAAGCATATCAGCAGCTTCAAAGATTAGCTATTCGTCATCAAGGTGAAGAAAAGTTTGATGAACTTTGGAATTATGTTGTTACTTATCGTGATGAAACTTACAGGACAAAGGTTGAAGAATTCCAAGCTCGTTTAGAACAAGATCCTCAAAACCTTCAGGCTATTAAAGGCTTAGCTCAGTATCACGAATACCTTCAAGAATATGATCAAGCATTGCAAGTGCTTGATAATTATTTTTCACTTGTACCGGATGAAAAAGATGCAGCGCTTCGATATCAATATGCAAGAGTTAATGCATGGGCAAGGTATTTTGACAGGGCAATCGATTTGATGGATGATTTGTTAGTGGATTATCCGAATAATTTAGATTATCAGCTATTCAGAGCACAATTATCGATTTGGACTAACCAAGACGTTGAACTTGCCCGCGAATATCTAACTAATGTATTAGAAGATCGCCCGGAAAATGTTGATGCGTTAATCGCAATGGGTTCACTGATGTTAATCGATAATGATTTTGAGGGTGCACAATCTTATGCTGATCAAGCCAAAGCAATAGACCCCAATAATAGCGAAGTGGTTAAGCTTGAATCCAATATTGATTTTCAAAAACTCCGTTATGAGGAAGAGCAGTTATTAAAAATTCTAAATCAAGGACGAGAACTTGTAATGGAAGGAGAATATCAGATGGCTCTTCCCTATTACGAAGATTATCTCAATCAAGCGGAACCGAATAATTTAATTAAAAAGGAATACGGTGATGTTCTTTTTGGTGCGGATCGTTTAGAAGATGCAAAAAATGTTTATGATGAAGTTTTACTCGACGGATACTTCTACGATGCCGAACTTCAAAGAGCAAAAGTTGCGTACGCACTAAATGATACTACAGGGGCAATAAGTTATTTTAAAAAATTAAAAAACGAAGAACCTTATGAATTTGAACCAAGATTATATCTCGGTGATTCTTATGCAAAGGCACAATTATACGATATGGCTCGCGAAGAGTACGATTCACTTTTAGCTTGGGAAGATTTGGATTCTACTGAAATAGCTTTAATTGATATACGCAAAGGTTATCTGCCTGTTACAGGTTTGGCCGCAATATTCGAAACTTTCCCAAACTATATTGGTTTAGCACCGCAAGGTTCGTTTTACTCTGACAATTTGAGTTTCCGTTTTTGGCAGCTCGGTGCAAGAATGGAATTGGGATTTACCTACTGGTTAACTTTCGGAGTATCTTATTTCAAAACACAGATGAATGCAAATGCGTCTAGTTTAAACGAGGATGTTATATCAACATATAATTTTACCGGTGATAAAACATTCACTTCGTTTAAGGGTCACATGTATTTACGATTTATTCCTGATGTTGTAATTGGTGCCAGTTTTGGTCAAGCAAATGTCAACGGATTTGAAACACGGGATGAATCTGAAGCATTTATAAATTACGAGAGAAAAGATACGGTTCAATTAAATTTCCAATACATGAATACAGATGCTGCTCTAATTTTATATTCACCTTATTTAATTGATAATCGTTTATTCACAACATATTATAGAATCGGTGGTTATTTAAATCATAAAAATGGATTTCATTTTTCAGGTTACTTTTCTTATTTAACGGTAACCGATGGTAATGAAGGAAACGATTTACAATTAAGAATCGGTAGAAGATTTCTACCGGAAGTAATAGCGGGATATGAATATTTTTATTCCAATTATAAATACAATGCAGATTTTTATTACTCTCCGAACAACTTCGAATCACATAGTTTATTCCTCGATTCATATTTAGAAAAGAAAAAACATTTGGAAATTAAACTTGGCGGAAGAATTGGCTTTGTACCGGCAAGTAATTTTTTACTTTTATCAGCTTACCTTGATATGAACTTGAAAGTTTCACAACGATTGAATATTCAAGGCCGATTGAATTTAGGAAGCACTTCACGCGACAACGCAAGTTATAAGTACATTCAAGGTCAGCTTTCCGCTTATTGGACAATTTATTAA
- a CDS encoding MBOAT family O-acyltransferase: protein MDFNSFAPNLVEILKYNPLQPLLFNSGFFLFFFLFILVFYRFFWHNYRAKVFFLMTMSLYFYFKSSGVFFVLIIISSIIDFIAGKMIHDSESPGYRKFLLVVSLVMNLGILGYFKYTNFFLDTFNQIGVSNFDMLDIFLPVGVSFFTFQSMSYTIDIYRRQLEPEKKFADFLFFVSFFPQLVAGPIVRASDFLPQIKNDVFVSREDIGRALFLIIAGLFKKAVIADYISINFIDRVFEWPTRFTGVENLMALYAYAIQLYCDFSGYSDMAIGLALLLGFKLPINFNSPYKAASITEFWQRWHISLSSWLRDYLYIGLGGNRKGNIRTYVNLILTMLLGGLWHGASWRMVIWGLIQGTALAVERKFGIHKWTQKSKLNRFIGFVVTFNLFTFTLLFFRAQSHQVALEMISQMWNYFNPEVFIQFIEGYPLVCILILIGYLTHFTPTKWEDKAQKLITNLPFIGKAILIAVVIWVVAQFKTADIQPFIYFQF, encoded by the coding sequence ATGGACTTTAATTCGTTTGCACCTAACCTTGTAGAAATTTTAAAATACAATCCGCTTCAGCCGTTGTTATTTAACAGCGGCTTTTTTCTGTTTTTCTTTCTCTTCATTTTAGTTTTTTATCGATTCTTCTGGCATAATTACAGAGCAAAGGTATTTTTCCTTATGACAATGTCGCTCTATTTTTATTTTAAATCGAGCGGTGTCTTTTTTGTTCTCATTATCATAAGCTCAATAATAGATTTCATTGCCGGGAAAATGATTCATGATTCGGAATCACCGGGTTATAGAAAATTTTTGCTGGTTGTTAGTTTGGTAATGAATCTAGGAATACTCGGATACTTTAAGTACACAAATTTCTTTTTAGATACATTCAACCAAATTGGCGTTAGTAATTTTGATATGCTTGATATCTTCCTTCCGGTCGGAGTTTCTTTCTTTACTTTTCAATCAATGAGTTACACAATCGATATTTACAGAAGGCAGCTTGAACCTGAAAAGAAGTTTGCCGATTTCCTTTTCTTCGTTTCATTCTTTCCTCAACTTGTAGCCGGACCAATTGTTCGTGCATCGGATTTTCTTCCTCAAATTAAAAATGATGTCTTTGTAAGCCGTGAAGATATTGGTAGAGCTCTATTTTTAATAATTGCCGGTTTATTTAAGAAAGCAGTTATTGCAGATTATATTAGTATAAATTTTATTGACAGAGTTTTCGAATGGCCGACAAGATTTACGGGTGTTGAAAATTTAATGGCTCTCTATGCATATGCAATTCAATTGTACTGCGATTTTTCGGGTTATTCTGATATGGCAATCGGTCTTGCATTATTGCTAGGATTTAAACTCCCTATCAACTTTAATTCACCGTATAAAGCCGCATCAATCACCGAGTTCTGGCAAAGATGGCATATTTCTCTTTCAAGCTGGCTCAGAGATTATTTATATATCGGTCTGGGCGGAAATCGAAAAGGAAATATTCGAACTTATGTCAATCTCATTTTAACAATGCTGCTCGGTGGTTTATGGCATGGTGCTTCATGGCGTATGGTAATCTGGGGATTGATACAAGGAACTGCTTTAGCAGTTGAAAGAAAATTTGGTATCCACAAATGGACACAAAAAAGTAAACTAAATAGATTTATCGGCTTTGTTGTAACATTCAACCTTTTTACTTTCACTTTGCTTTTTTTCAGAGCACAGTCTCATCAAGTCGCGTTAGAAATGATTTCACAGATGTGGAATTATTTTAATCCGGAAGTCTTTATTCAATTTATTGAAGGATATCCTTTAGTTTGCATCCTTATCTTGATTGGTTATTTAACTCATTTCACACCAACCAAGTGGGAAGATAAAGCACAGAAGTTAATCACCAATCTACCTTTTATAGGTAAAGCCATTTTAATTGCTGTTGTTATTTGGGTTGTTGCTCAGTTTAAAACAGCAGACATTCAACCCTTTATTTACTTCCAATTTTAA
- a CDS encoding GDSL-type esterase/lipase family protein produces the protein MKKFLLIISYIFLFSNLAAQSTYSYLQNPIYQRQIEFYKIYKPVNTKVVMLGNSLTHGVDWNMLLGRNDVTEMGIVSDVLSGYYNRLTYVTKLKPKVCFVLGGLNDLYQWIPVETIFEDYQKVIERLQRNGITVVIQSTLYAGRDWGKDWLAANNPEANASEVNAERNIQVDRLNNLLKNYAAKNNIEYIDLNSLMSRGNFLRSELTYDGVHLNAAGYKIWGREVEETLKKLGL, from the coding sequence ATGAAAAAATTCCTCCTTATCATCTCATATATTTTTTTATTTAGCAATTTAGCAGCTCAATCAACATACAGTTATCTCCAAAATCCGATCTATCAAAGACAAATTGAATTCTATAAAATTTATAAACCCGTTAATACAAAAGTTGTAATGTTGGGTAATTCACTAACGCACGGTGTAGATTGGAATATGTTGTTAGGCAGAAACGACGTAACGGAAATGGGAATTGTGAGCGATGTACTATCCGGGTATTACAATCGTTTAACATATGTCACAAAATTAAAACCAAAAGTTTGTTTTGTACTTGGTGGACTGAACGATCTTTATCAATGGATTCCGGTTGAAACAATTTTCGAAGATTATCAGAAAGTAATTGAACGCCTTCAGCGAAATGGAATTACTGTTGTAATCCAAAGTACGCTTTATGCCGGACGTGATTGGGGTAAAGATTGGCTCGCGGCAAATAATCCGGAAGCAAATGCATCCGAAGTGAACGCCGAAAGAAATATTCAAGTCGATAGACTAAATAACTTGCTTAAAAATTATGCAGCAAAAAATAATATTGAATACATTGACCTTAACTCACTTATGAGTAGAGGCAATTTCCTTCGGTCCGAATTAACTTATGATGGTGTGCACTTGAATGCAGCCGGTTATAAAATTTGGGGACGCGAAGTCGAAGAGACTTTAAAAAAATTAGGTTTATAA
- a CDS encoding MBOAT family O-acyltransferase, with amino-acid sequence MFESDLFQNIIELLSYDPFRPLLFNSGFFLFFFIFILIFYRFFWRNKRAKVFFLTVMSLYFYYKSSGLFFYLVILSSIIDFIAAKYIYAVESGSKKKLYLILSLITNLGILGYFKYTNFFINTVNSISTGSIEFVDIFLPVGVSFFTFQSMSYTIDIYKGNLEPENNFIDFLFFVSFFPQLVAGPIVRAKDFLPQIKEDVFVTKEEIGRALFLIIAGLLKKAVIADYISINFIDRVFEWPTRFTGVENLLAVYGYLIQIYCDFSGYSDMAIGLALLLGFKLPMNFNAPYKAKTITEFWQRWHISLSTWLRDYLYISLGGNRKGNTRTYINLMLTMLLGGLWHGASWRFVIWGAWHGLALAVERFFNLPKWISKQNIIIKILSVFITLHVWALSMIFFRVQEYNTGFEMLNQIIHYFHFEVLFQFIEGYTLVFILIVIGYVSHYIPEKWEDAIQKIITNLPLIGKAILITIVIWLVAQFKASDIQPFIYFQF; translated from the coding sequence ATGTTTGAAAGCGATTTGTTTCAGAACATTATTGAATTACTGAGTTATGATCCGTTTAGACCACTGTTATTCAACAGTGGCTTCTTCCTTTTCTTTTTTATCTTCATTTTAATTTTCTATCGCTTCTTCTGGAGAAATAAACGAGCTAAGGTATTCTTCCTTACCGTTATGTCCCTCTACTTTTATTATAAATCAAGCGGCCTCTTTTTCTATCTTGTTATTTTAAGCTCTATAATCGATTTCATCGCTGCTAAATATATTTATGCGGTTGAATCTGGTAGTAAAAAGAAACTCTATTTAATACTAAGTTTAATTACTAATCTGGGAATACTGGGATATTTCAAATACACAAATTTTTTCATCAATACCGTAAATAGTATCAGTACAGGAAGCATTGAATTTGTTGACATTTTCTTACCCGTCGGTGTTTCGTTTTTTACTTTTCAATCAATGAGTTATACGATAGATATTTATAAGGGAAATTTGGAACCTGAAAATAATTTTATTGATTTTCTTTTCTTCGTTTCTTTTTTCCCTCAATTGGTTGCCGGACCAATAGTAAGAGCAAAAGATTTTCTTCCTCAAATTAAAGAAGATGTTTTTGTTACAAAGGAGGAAATTGGTAGAGCGTTATTCTTAATCATTGCCGGATTACTAAAAAAAGCAGTCATTGCAGATTATATAAGTATAAATTTTATCGACCGAGTTTTTGAGTGGCCTACTCGATTTACAGGTGTTGAAAATTTACTAGCTGTGTATGGTTATCTTATTCAAATCTACTGTGATTTTTCAGGTTATTCCGATATGGCTATTGGTTTAGCTCTTCTTCTCGGTTTTAAATTGCCGATGAACTTTAATGCGCCCTATAAAGCTAAAACAATAACCGAATTTTGGCAGAGATGGCATATTTCTCTTTCAACTTGGCTCCGCGATTATTTGTATATCTCTTTAGGTGGTAATCGTAAAGGAAATACGCGGACTTACATAAACTTAATGTTAACAATGCTACTCGGTGGATTATGGCACGGTGCTTCATGGCGGTTTGTAATTTGGGGTGCCTGGCACGGATTAGCATTAGCTGTTGAACGTTTTTTTAATCTTCCCAAATGGATTTCTAAACAGAATATAATTATTAAAATATTATCTGTTTTTATTACGCTTCATGTTTGGGCACTATCAATGATTTTTTTCCGTGTTCAAGAATATAATACTGGCTTTGAAATGTTAAATCAGATTATACACTATTTCCATTTTGAAGTCTTGTTCCAATTTATTGAGGGATATACTTTAGTATTTATTCTTATTGTAATTGGTTATGTATCACATTACATACCTGAAAAGTGGGAAGACGCAATACAAAAAATAATCACTAATTTACCGTTAATAGGCAAAGCAATTTTAATTACCATCGTAATTTGGTTAGTTGCTCAATTTAAAGCTTCGGATATTCAGCCGTTTATTTACTTCCAGTTCTAG